In the Phycisphaerales bacterium genome, GCCGCGTTCTTCTGCCTGTCGGCGGACCTTTCCAGAAGCGGTCACATTAAATCCAATAATGATCGCCCGTGCTGCTTCAGCAAGCACAATATCTGATTCATTAATGCCACCAACAGCCGCATGCTTAACCGCCACGGTGACCTTTTCACTGGAAATTTTTCCAAGCGTAGCCTTGAGTGTCTCAACAGACCCCTGCACATCTCCCTTGACGATTAATGGCAGCTCTTTTTGTTCAGCAATTGCCAACTTCTCAAAGATGTTATCAAGCGTCACTCGGTCTTTAACCAACGAGGACTCTCGTTCTTCATGAACGCGTTCTGAAGCAGCCCCTTCTGCTTCGCGAAGGCTACTGACAACATAGAACGTGTCGCCGGCATCTGGTACTTCATTGATCCCGGAGAAGGCAACTGGTGTCGATGGGCCTGCATCTGAATTACGCTCACCACGATCATCTACAATGTCACGAACACGTCCATAGGCACGACCGACAACGATAAAGTCGCCTTTCTTAAGAAGGCCTTGCTGAACGAGCACACGCGCCACGGGGCCACGCCCCTCAATCACCTGCGACTCAATCACCGAACCTTGTGCCGGCCCCTTAAAGTCTGCCTTGAGTTCCAGCAACTGCGCCTGGTAGTCAAGCGTTTCCAGTAATTCTGTAATACCCTCGCCGGATGTTGCTGTTGTTCGAACTATTTCGGTTTCACCACCCCACTCAACAGGATTCAGTTTTTGCTCTGCTAACTGCCCGAGTATTCGTTGGATGTTCGAATCTGTTGCCTCTGGTTTGTCCATTTTATTCAGCGCAACAACAATTGGAACACCTGCAGCTTGTGCATGATGTATTGATTCAATCGTCTGCGGCATCACGCCGTCATCAGCAGCCACAACTAAAACCACCAAGTCTGTCACCTTGGCACCACGGGCTCGCATTTCTGTAAAAGCCTCGTGTCCAGGCGTATCAATGAACGTAATGAGATGTTCATCATCACCCACTTGTACAGGCACTCTAAAAGCACTCGTAGCTTGCGTGATACCACCAGCCTCACCATCAGCAACATTGGCGTTGCGAATTTTGTCTAGTAGTGAGGTCTTGCCGTGATCTACGTGTCCTAAAATCGTTACCACTGGAGAGCGTGACTGCTCATCGTGCATCGTACGATCAAGGAACTTCTGCTCAATTTGTGCTTCTGCAGACTTCCGTTCGAGCACTTCAAGCTCTACATCAAAGTGAAGCATTACCTCTATTGCTTTGGGGCCATCGATCACATCATTGATCGTGGTTGGACTACCCTCGATAAACAACTGTTTAAGAATCATGGAAGCCTTGATACCAGTAACAAAAGAAAGTTCCTTGATGGTCACTGGTTCGGTGACTGTAATTGGTCCTTCAGCCTCACCTGCTGATTGCGCACGCTGGCCACCACCTGCACTACGCTTGAGATTATCTCTTCGAGCTGCACGGAAGTAGCCGCCAGCACGATTCAATCGACGTTCTCGCTCAAGAAGATCCTGCTCACGCCAGTTGAAACTTCGTGTATCGGCAGCAGCTCCAAACCGACCCGATCTACCCTCTCTGTTCGTCGGGGTCGTCGTCCGTCGTTTATTACGACGTGAACTACCAGCCTGCCCGC is a window encoding:
- the infB gene encoding translation initiation factor IF-2, with protein sequence MAKRAATMRVHQLAKSLDVTSKDIIGKCEAEAIPGISNHMSTVSAGLAATIQEWFSTTAGVEASTATETAAPVDIDKVRARAKKKARKKPVEAEVVTETIDPEVKKVVPAKPVEAKVIQKPVPFEEPSTAQPEAQPVIQEAPAAVEPVADEASDPPNEQPAAMPVAPAAELPEDEPEGDTDDGRPKAVMNVPHRPDVISPVGRKLESPSKMKLSGPKVIRVEKPDPVSAPRPRTGHDGPRRDGPRGGHRAGPPNQMPPNQPPMGDPGGPGGPGGPGGPGGQAGSSRRNKRRTTTPTNREGRSGRFGAAADTRSFNWREQDLLERERRLNRAGGYFRAARRDNLKRSAGGGQRAQSAGEAEGPITVTEPVTIKELSFVTGIKASMILKQLFIEGSPTTINDVIDGPKAIEVMLHFDVELEVLERKSAEAQIEQKFLDRTMHDEQSRSPVVTILGHVDHGKTSLLDKIRNANVADGEAGGITQATSAFRVPVQVGDDEHLITFIDTPGHEAFTEMRARGAKVTDLVVLVVAADDGVMPQTIESIHHAQAAGVPIVVALNKMDKPEATDSNIQRILGQLAEQKLNPVEWGGETEIVRTTATSGEGITELLETLDYQAQLLELKADFKGPAQGSVIESQVIEGRGPVARVLVQQGLLKKGDFIVVGRAYGRVRDIVDDRGERNSDAGPSTPVAFSGINEVPDAGDTFYVVSSLREAEGAASERVHEERESSLVKDRVTLDNIFEKLAIAEQKELPLIVKGDVQGSVETLKATLGKISSEKVTVAVKHAAVGGINESDIVLAEAARAIIIGFNVTASGKVRRQAEERGVDIRFYDVIYDITDDVTRAAEGLLDPELKLEVLGHAEVREVFRISKIGMVAGCYVTDGVIERSAQIRVTRDDIVVEKDRRLEQLKRFKDDAKEVQSGQECGMLIDGYDDIKVGDILECYRTQEVRQTL